In Trichocoleus desertorum NBK24, the following are encoded in one genomic region:
- a CDS encoding TetR/AcrR family transcriptional regulator — translation MPAQRSPTRQRLINAAIELFTAQGVTETTTRQIAELAEVNEVTLFRHFGNKHGLLLAVLEDSGMFTQLGESLIQQANRTSNIAQTLKDYANACLQALERVPDFVRSVVGEAGQYPAENRQALGQGITEANRYVAEYLATVIHQGHLRTLLPAEKLASLLNGMLLGYAVIEFTSEFHELWDSRDDFLDNLVELFLHGAVFQSEAQLEAMNAHPEEAIAPLIRPETVADLPAPMVHAILQQAKKRGLQEYAIAYVLFAAGLSVAEITSLQRSQQFSATEQHWLQVLRNGVRQVPVNQWILGQRYGTYTRNPLTHWLKSRKDTQTALFLATTGEPISEVEVRSQWQQITENLLTPEGQPPRIEQAQQTWCVEMLMRGLSLEDLSMLIGWDITQLQAYVQRAKTKAALEQAIRLDQKT, via the coding sequence ATGCCTGCTCAACGAAGTCCGACGCGACAGCGCCTCATTAACGCGGCCATTGAGCTGTTTACGGCTCAGGGGGTCACCGAAACGACAACAAGGCAGATCGCCGAATTAGCGGAAGTCAATGAAGTCACGCTGTTTCGGCATTTTGGCAACAAGCATGGCCTTTTGCTGGCGGTGCTAGAAGACTCTGGAATGTTTACCCAATTGGGCGAGTCTCTAATTCAGCAAGCCAACCGGACTAGCAATATTGCCCAGACTCTTAAAGACTATGCTAATGCTTGTCTTCAAGCGCTAGAGCGCGTGCCAGACTTTGTTCGCTCTGTGGTAGGGGAGGCGGGTCAGTATCCTGCCGAAAATCGCCAAGCTCTGGGCCAAGGCATCACAGAAGCAAATCGCTATGTTGCCGAGTATTTAGCCACAGTAATTCATCAGGGGCATTTGCGAACTCTCCTTCCGGCAGAAAAATTAGCTAGTCTTCTCAACGGGATGTTGTTAGGATATGCCGTGATTGAGTTCACTAGCGAGTTTCACGAACTCTGGGACAGCCGAGATGACTTTTTAGATAATCTGGTGGAGCTGTTTTTGCATGGGGCAGTATTTCAGTCGGAAGCGCAACTAGAAGCGATGAACGCTCATCCTGAGGAGGCGATCGCTCCTTTAATTCGTCCTGAAACGGTGGCAGATCTTCCAGCGCCTATGGTTCACGCGATTTTGCAACAAGCAAAAAAACGAGGGTTGCAAGAATATGCGATCGCTTATGTGCTGTTTGCAGCGGGCTTGAGTGTGGCCGAAATTACTTCGTTGCAGCGATCGCAGCAATTTAGTGCCACTGAGCAACATTGGTTGCAAGTGCTCCGCAATGGGGTGAGGCAAGTGCCAGTCAACCAGTGGATTCTAGGCCAGCGTTATGGCACCTACACCCGCAATCCCCTGACTCACTGGCTCAAAAGCCGTAAAGATACCCAGACTGCTTTGTTTCTGGCGACGACGGGAGAACCGATTTCGGAGGTGGAAGTGCGATCGCAGTGGCAGCAAATCACAGAGAATCTGTTGACTCCGGAAGGACAACCCCCCAGGATTGAACAAGCTCAGCAAACTTGGTGTGTGGAAATGCTGATGCGAGGACTGAGTTTAGAAGACCTAAGTATGCTAATTGGTTGGGATATCACTCAATTACAAGCCTATGTGCAGCGAGCTAAAACTAAAGCTGCTCTAGAGCAAGCCATTCGCCTCGATCAAAAAACATAA
- a CDS encoding PEP-CTERM sorting domain-containing protein (PEP-CTERM proteins occur, often in large numbers, in the proteomes of bacteria that also encode an exosortase, a predicted intramembrane cysteine proteinase. The presence of a PEP-CTERM domain at a protein's C-terminus predicts cleavage within the sorting domain, followed by covalent anchoring to some some component of the (usually Gram-negative) cell surface. Many PEP-CTERM proteins exhibit an unusual sequence composition that includes large numbers of potential glycosylation sites. Expression of one such protein has been shown restore the ability of a bacterium to form floc, a type of biofilm.), translated as MNVINQTSTVPSGLVIVKNPSSTNIGLFLLSASVLIASSMPAQADTLAINLSDQTNTNTQNYPTVKVALDDTINPGKITVTVTVLPGATGYIGDLRSVYFNLPKTSGLQINSLSGGPLTATSTNGDFGSFSKSAGLQGIDQSFNLGAEIGRQGIAGGDDFQSTTFTISGDGLTLSAFTSQSVGVRMMSVGSPTGNRDLSSKTLGIAPPTVTITNPPVVQTPPVIETPPVVQTPPVIETPPVVQTPPVIETPPVIETPPVVQTPPVVQTPPPNNDPVSVPEPTTVAGLGLVAAALGISRRNSKKKA; from the coding sequence ATGAATGTAATCAATCAAACATCGACCGTACCGTCAGGCTTAGTTATCGTGAAAAATCCATCTTCGACTAACATCGGTCTTTTTCTATTGAGTGCTAGTGTTTTAATCGCTTCATCTATGCCAGCGCAAGCTGATACTTTAGCTATCAATCTCTCCGACCAAACAAACACTAATACCCAAAATTACCCTACAGTCAAGGTAGCTCTGGACGATACTATCAACCCAGGCAAAATTACAGTTACGGTTACTGTTTTACCTGGAGCAACGGGATATATTGGTGACCTGCGGAGTGTATATTTCAACCTTCCTAAAACTAGCGGTCTGCAAATCAATTCTCTCTCTGGTGGGCCATTGACCGCCACCTCTACAAATGGCGACTTTGGTAGCTTTAGCAAGAGCGCTGGACTCCAGGGGATCGATCAATCTTTCAATCTGGGGGCAGAAATTGGTCGGCAAGGCATTGCTGGTGGCGATGATTTTCAAAGCACCACGTTTACTATTTCTGGTGACGGTTTAACCCTGAGTGCTTTCACTTCTCAAAGTGTTGGCGTTCGGATGATGAGTGTGGGTTCTCCTACTGGCAATCGCGATCTCAGCAGCAAAACCCTAGGAATCGCTCCACCAACTGTAACCATTACCAATCCCCCTGTGGTACAAACTCCACCTGTAATAGAGACTCCCCCTGTGGTACAAACTCCACCTGTAATAGAGACTCCCCCTGTGGTACAAACTCCACCCGTAATAGAGACTCCGCCCGTAATAGAGACTCCCCCTGTGGTACAAACTCCGCCCGTGGTACAAACTCCTCCGCCTAACAACGATCCAGTTTCTGTACCAGAACCCACTACAGTGGCAGGATTGGGTTTAGTAGCTGCTGCGCTAGGCATTTCTCGACGCAATTCTAAGAAGAAAGCTTAG
- the bioF gene encoding 8-amino-7-oxononanoate synthase: MATDPYAWLEQSLKTIHRADWYRSVQTIESQAGPVVRLAGREVLNFASNDYLGLASDARLIQAAIAATKEFGTGSTGSRLITGHRELHRQLELALAALKQTEDALVFSSGYLANLGAIAALVGKRDLILSDQYNHSSLKNGAILSGATVTDYAHCDVGDVRAKLAQQRDRHRRCLIVTDSVFSMDGDLCPLPELIAIATEFEAMLLVDEAHATGVMGAMGAGCVEQFGCTGQPLIQIGTLSKALGSLGGYVAGSATLIDFLRNRAPSWIYTTGLSPADTAAALAAIAIVQQEPQRQAQLWQNVTDLKQLIQESLGKAIAASLLKPLPSASPILCFQAPDAATVLQAGHQLKQAGIFASVIRPPTVPTSRIRVTVMATHTSVHLQQLAIALSQVVSQT, from the coding sequence ATGGCTACGGACCCCTACGCCTGGTTGGAGCAATCTCTAAAAACCATTCACCGAGCGGATTGGTACCGTTCGGTACAAACGATTGAGAGCCAAGCGGGGCCTGTGGTTCGTTTGGCAGGACGAGAAGTGCTCAACTTTGCTAGCAACGATTATTTGGGGCTAGCCAGTGACGCTCGCTTGATTCAAGCTGCGATCGCGGCGACCAAAGAGTTTGGTACGGGGAGTACGGGGTCTCGCCTGATTACGGGTCACCGGGAGCTACATCGGCAGTTGGAATTGGCGCTCGCAGCGCTCAAGCAAACGGAAGATGCGCTGGTGTTTAGCTCTGGCTACTTGGCGAATCTAGGGGCGATCGCGGCTTTAGTGGGCAAGCGCGATTTGATTTTGTCAGATCAATATAATCACTCCAGCCTCAAGAATGGAGCTATTCTCAGCGGAGCCACGGTGACAGACTATGCTCACTGTGATGTGGGTGATGTGAGAGCCAAGCTTGCTCAGCAGCGCGATCGCCACCGTCGCTGTTTGATTGTGACCGATAGCGTTTTTAGTATGGATGGTGATCTCTGCCCCCTGCCAGAACTGATCGCGATCGCCACCGAGTTTGAAGCGATGTTGTTGGTAGATGAAGCCCATGCAACGGGTGTGATGGGAGCGATGGGAGCGGGCTGTGTTGAGCAGTTTGGCTGTACTGGGCAACCTTTGATTCAAATTGGCACTCTGAGCAAAGCCTTGGGTAGCCTGGGCGGCTATGTAGCTGGCTCTGCCACGTTAATTGATTTTTTGCGGAACCGCGCTCCTAGTTGGATTTACACTACAGGACTTTCTCCGGCGGATACTGCCGCTGCCTTGGCCGCGATCGCGATCGTCCAACAAGAACCACAACGGCAAGCTCAACTTTGGCAGAATGTCACTGATCTCAAGCAACTAATTCAGGAGAGTTTAGGAAAGGCGATCGCCGCTTCACTTCTCAAGCCTCTGCCTTCTGCTTCTCCGATTCTTTGTTTTCAAGCGCCAGATGCTGCCACGGTGCTTCAGGCAGGCCACCAACTCAAACAAGCGGGAATTTTCGCTTCAGTCATTCGCCCTCCGACTGTCCCGACTAGCCGGATTCGGGTCACAGTGATGGCTACTCACACTTCAGTTCATTTGCAGCAGTTAGCTATCGCCCTGAGCCAGGTTGTATCGCAAACTTGA
- a CDS encoding orange carotenoid protein N-terminal domain-containing protein: protein MTYTDIANNQKQAIQSFQGFDADTQLALLWFIYEELKGSLTPKGGPDTSGFAIAQGVVDRIQQLPQEQQLQAQRDVVSGQTSEFGTAYGDFNSSNRLAFWYLLAQGMENGQIVNVPSDYQMSGDAQGFFDAIKGLEFNDQITFMRNVVSCMGPESKEGAVFT, encoded by the coding sequence ATGACATACACTGACATTGCCAATAATCAGAAACAAGCGATTCAAAGCTTTCAAGGTTTTGATGCAGACACTCAACTAGCGCTCCTATGGTTTATTTACGAGGAGCTGAAGGGTTCTCTTACACCCAAAGGTGGCCCTGATACTTCTGGTTTCGCGATCGCTCAAGGGGTTGTCGATCGCATTCAGCAATTGCCTCAAGAGCAGCAACTCCAAGCCCAACGAGATGTTGTGTCAGGTCAAACCTCAGAGTTTGGCACTGCTTATGGAGACTTCAACTCTAGCAACAGACTCGCTTTCTGGTATCTCTTAGCTCAAGGGATGGAGAACGGTCAAATCGTCAATGTTCCCTCTGACTATCAGATGTCTGGTGATGCTCAAGGCTTCTTTGATGCGATTAAAGGCCTAGAGTTTAACGACCAAATTACGTTTATGCGGAATGTGGTTTCCTGCATGGGTCCTGAGTCCAAAGAGGGTGCTGTTTTCACCTAG
- a CDS encoding IS4 family transposase gives MLPLFYQAHLQQCLSPRHYLLVNLLVLLLQWHKQVRLERLATTLPLPIQFEGRRRCLQRLFSSPQLHIDTLWLPLVGYLLSCQFRVGQTLYLVLDRTQWQGVNVLMASVIYRGRALPLYWQFLSHSGSSGLAQQQAVLRPLLALLKPYQVVVLGDREFCSVHLAQWLGQEQLSFCLRLRCNEYVQDETGLVEQLQHLGLKPGQSRFFEQVRVTKQGGLGLFNVACYWKRAYRGHCEKSAWFLLTNLPSLGAAVTAYQHRMGIEAFFRDYKSGGYQVESTPLNHQRLSGLFVLLALAYTSAVIQGHEVRTQGLASYICRAKEGRRMRRRHSDFWIGLYAQAWLEGMDLATDWVESWMQLSGNKQSYLQRGLDAASRLQSLF, from the coding sequence ATGCTGCCTCTATTCTACCAAGCTCACCTCCAACAGTGCCTCAGTCCTCGCCATTACTTACTTGTGAATCTGCTGGTGTTGCTATTGCAATGGCATAAACAAGTGCGCCTCGAAAGACTTGCGACCACCTTGCCTCTACCGATTCAATTCGAGGGTCGTCGCCGCTGTTTGCAACGCTTGTTTTCGAGCCCTCAGTTGCACATTGATACCCTCTGGTTGCCCTTAGTCGGCTACTTGCTATCTTGCCAATTCCGAGTCGGACAAACTCTTTACTTGGTCCTCGACCGCACGCAGTGGCAAGGGGTGAATGTGCTGATGGCGAGTGTGATTTATCGAGGGCGGGCTCTGCCCTTGTACTGGCAGTTCTTGTCGCATTCTGGAAGTTCGGGCTTAGCGCAACAACAAGCGGTTTTGCGCCCACTTTTAGCGCTACTCAAGCCTTATCAAGTCGTGGTCTTAGGGGACCGGGAATTCTGCTCGGTGCATCTAGCGCAATGGTTGGGCCAAGAACAGCTCAGCTTCTGTTTACGCTTACGCTGTAACGAGTACGTTCAAGATGAAACGGGTTTGGTTGAGCAACTCCAACACCTGGGATTAAAACCCGGTCAATCGCGCTTTTTCGAGCAGGTGAGGGTGACGAAACAAGGGGGTCTGGGATTGTTTAATGTGGCTTGCTATTGGAAACGAGCATATCGAGGCCATTGCGAGAAAAGTGCTTGGTTTCTCTTAACCAATCTGCCCTCTTTAGGTGCTGCTGTGACGGCTTATCAACATCGCATGGGCATCGAAGCTTTCTTTCGTGACTACAAAAGTGGAGGGTATCAAGTCGAATCCACTCCTCTCAATCATCAGCGCCTATCCGGTTTATTTGTTCTCTTAGCCCTTGCTTATACCAGTGCAGTCATTCAAGGCCATGAAGTTCGCACTCAAGGCTTAGCTAGCTATATTTGTCGAGCCAAAGAAGGACGAAGAATGCGTCGCAGACATAGCGATTTTTGGATAGGTTTGTATGCTCAAGCTTGGTTGGAAGGGATGGATTTAGCCACCGATTGGGTAGAGTCTTGGATGCAGCTTAGTGGCAATAAGCAATCCTATCTTCAGCGAGGACTAGACGCTGCTTCCCGCCTCCAGTCCTTGTTCTAG
- a CDS encoding IS4 family transposase, translated as MPLPIQFEGRRRCLQRLFSSPQLHIDTLWLPLVGYLLSCQFRVGQTLYLVLDRTQWQGVNVLMASVIYRGRALPLYWQFLSHSGSSGLAQQQAVLRPLSALLKPYQVVVLGDREFCSVHLAQWLGQEQLSFCLRLRCNEYVQDETGLVEQLQHLGLKPGQSRFFEQVRVTKQGGLGLFNVACYWKRAYRGHCEKSAWFLLTNLPSLGAAVTAYQHRMGIEAFFRDYKSGGYQVESTRLNPQRLSGLFVLLALAYTSAVIQGHEVRTQGLASYICRAKEGRRIRRRHSDFWIGLYAQAWLEGMDLATDWVESWMQLSGNKQPYLQRGLDAASRLQSLF; from the coding sequence TTGCCTCTACCGATTCAATTCGAGGGTCGTCGCCGCTGTTTGCAACGCTTGTTTTCGAGCCCTCAGTTGCACATTGATACCCTCTGGTTGCCCTTAGTCGGCTACTTGCTATCTTGCCAATTCCGAGTCGGACAAACTCTTTACTTGGTCCTCGACCGCACGCAGTGGCAAGGGGTGAATGTGCTGATGGCGAGTGTGATTTATCGAGGGCGGGCTCTGCCCTTGTACTGGCAGTTCTTGTCGCATTCTGGAAGTTCGGGCTTAGCGCAACAACAAGCGGTTTTGCGCCCACTTTCAGCGCTACTCAAGCCTTATCAAGTCGTGGTCTTAGGGGACCGGGAATTCTGCTCGGTGCATCTAGCGCAATGGTTGGGCCAAGAACAGCTCAGCTTCTGTTTACGCTTACGCTGTAACGAGTACGTTCAAGATGAAACGGGTTTGGTTGAGCAACTCCAACACCTGGGATTAAAACCCGGTCAATCGCGCTTTTTCGAGCAGGTGAGGGTGACGAAACAAGGGGGTCTGGGATTGTTTAATGTGGCTTGCTATTGGAAACGAGCATATCGAGGCCATTGCGAGAAAAGTGCTTGGTTTCTCTTAACCAATCTGCCCTCTTTAGGTGCTGCTGTGACGGCTTATCAACATCGCATGGGCATCGAAGCTTTCTTTCGTGACTACAAAAGTGGAGGGTATCAAGTCGAATCCACTCGTCTCAATCCTCAGCGCTTATCAGGTTTATTTGTTCTCTTAGCCCTTGCTTATACCAGTGCAGTCATTCAAGGCCATGAAGTTCGCACTCAAGGCTTAGCTAGCTATATTTGTCGAGCCAAAGAAGGACGAAGAATACGTCGCAGACATAGCGATTTTTGGATAGGTTTGTATGCTCAAGCTTGGTTGGAAGGGATGGACTTAGCCACCGATTGGGTAGAGTCTTGGATGCAGCTTAGTGGCAATAAGCAACCCTATCTTCAGCGAGGACTAGACGCTGCTTCCCGCCTCCAGTCCTTGTTCTAG
- a CDS encoding fatty acid desaturase yields MTSNSIAPAATGRPSLSLSWSNVLFFGSFHALALLAPWFFSWSALGVTLFLHWLFGSIGICLGYHRLISHHSLQVPKWLEYVIATIGALALQGGPIFWVGGHRQHHAYAEDVDKDPYSSKRGFWWSHMLWILYPREEFFNSEKYYKYAPDLARDAYYRFLDNYHLLLQIPMGLLLYAIGGWSFVIWGLVLRAVLLWHSTWFINSITHLRGYRTYEVGDNSRNLWWAALITYGEGWHNNHHAQPNVAPAGRHWWEIDVTWWAIKALKAVGLAKKVVMPPAAKTAS; encoded by the coding sequence ATGACCTCTAATTCCATTGCGCCTGCTGCTACAGGTAGGCCATCCCTATCGCTGAGCTGGTCTAATGTGCTCTTCTTCGGGAGCTTTCACGCCCTCGCTTTACTGGCACCCTGGTTTTTTTCGTGGTCGGCGTTGGGCGTCACGCTGTTCCTCCATTGGCTATTTGGTAGCATCGGTATCTGCTTAGGGTATCATCGGCTCATCAGCCACCACAGTCTGCAAGTACCCAAATGGTTGGAGTATGTAATTGCAACGATTGGAGCCTTAGCGCTTCAAGGTGGGCCTATTTTTTGGGTGGGTGGTCACCGTCAACACCACGCCTATGCTGAAGATGTAGATAAAGATCCCTATTCCTCGAAGCGGGGTTTTTGGTGGAGCCACATGCTCTGGATTTTGTATCCCCGTGAAGAGTTTTTTAACTCTGAAAAATACTATAAATACGCACCAGATCTGGCTCGTGATGCCTACTATCGCTTCCTCGACAACTACCATTTACTGCTGCAAATCCCGATGGGTCTGCTGCTCTACGCGATCGGCGGTTGGTCGTTTGTCATCTGGGGTCTAGTTTTACGAGCGGTGCTCTTGTGGCATAGCACTTGGTTTATCAACTCCATCACTCATTTACGCGGATACCGCACTTATGAAGTTGGAGACAACTCTCGGAATTTGTGGTGGGCCGCTCTAATTACCTACGGTGAAGGCTGGCACAATAATCACCACGCTCAACCTAATGTCGCTCCCGCAGGCCGTCATTGGTGGGAAATTGATGTCACCTGGTGGGCAATCAAAGCGCTCAAAGCAGTCGGTTTAGCCAAGAAGGTAGTAATGCCACCCGCCGCAAAAACAGCTAGTTAA
- a CDS encoding DUF1823 family protein has translation MSDLPPLNPDTVWDILNDKVDDAIANRLVWHCLGYRYDDASGRWDATDVAPDWREAYPEPPDFIESRPATVKLTRSIPAEHKQLLKEQLGFTGYKVGELVPRLTRRATMANWLLSYLSGKSA, from the coding sequence ATGTCTGATCTACCTCCTCTCAATCCTGATACTGTCTGGGATATCCTGAATGACAAAGTTGATGATGCGATCGCCAACCGCTTAGTGTGGCATTGTTTGGGGTATCGCTATGATGATGCGAGTGGACGGTGGGATGCTACGGATGTGGCTCCGGATTGGCGAGAGGCTTATCCGGAACCTCCGGACTTTATTGAGAGTCGGCCTGCGACGGTGAAGCTGACGCGATCGATTCCGGCGGAACATAAACAATTGTTGAAAGAACAGTTAGGATTTACAGGCTACAAGGTCGGTGAACTGGTGCCTCGTTTAACGCGCCGCGCTACGATGGCGAATTGGCTACTCAGCTACCTAAGTGGTAAGAGTGCTTAG
- a CDS encoding IS1 family transposase produces the protein MSSIPPFLRCPNCGSEDIMKNGTTRRGKQNYKCRDCGRQFVENPQWKRREPDSTAMIDRLLVEKIPLAGIARVLKLSASWLQRYVNCCYELVPHQVRVLPKPKGSLTVQMDELWSFVDDKGNKQWVWLALDVATREIVGCHIGDRSSASALALWQSMPGVYRQCAVIYSDHWEAYQAVLPSKRHHAVGKETGLTSYVERFNNTLRQRVSRVVRQTLSFSKKLDNHISAIWNFIHYYNEQIRLEQASC, from the coding sequence ATGTCATCTATCCCTCCGTTCCTTCGTTGTCCTAACTGTGGTTCCGAGGACATCATGAAAAACGGCACAACCCGACGTGGAAAACAGAACTATAAATGTCGCGATTGTGGTCGTCAATTTGTCGAGAATCCGCAATGGAAACGTCGGGAACCCGACAGCACAGCGATGATTGATCGCTTACTGGTGGAGAAGATCCCTCTAGCAGGTATTGCTCGGGTGCTGAAGTTGTCAGCCTCTTGGTTGCAACGCTACGTTAACTGCTGCTACGAACTAGTGCCCCACCAAGTACGAGTGCTGCCCAAACCCAAAGGCTCATTAACGGTACAAATGGATGAATTGTGGTCATTTGTCGATGACAAAGGCAACAAGCAGTGGGTGTGGTTGGCGCTTGATGTCGCCACTCGTGAAATTGTTGGGTGTCACATCGGTGACCGTTCCAGTGCCTCGGCGTTGGCGTTGTGGCAATCCATGCCAGGAGTGTATCGGCAGTGTGCAGTGATTTATAGTGACCACTGGGAGGCATATCAGGCAGTACTGCCCAGCAAGCGACATCATGCAGTCGGCAAAGAAACGGGATTGACTAGTTACGTTGAACGCTTTAACAACACACTACGACAACGAGTCTCGCGGGTAGTGAGACAGACCTTATCGTTCTCCAAGAAACTGGATAATCACATTAGTGCAATTTGGAATTTCATCCATTACTACAATGAACAAATCCGTTTAGAGCAAGCAAGTTGTTAA
- the ggt gene encoding gamma-glutamyltransferase → MPNPTHGVIAAGHAKTAEAGLEMLRLGGNAFDAAIAAVMAAFVVEPTLTSPAGGGFLLAHTSQQEDILFDFFTQTPCYKKNPSHLNFYPVDVNFGGAIQEFHIGLGSMGVPGNVAGIFHVHQKLGRLPFQAIAEPAIHYAKRGVEISDFQYFCFQILSPILTASVESRQIFAPNGSLVAPGTNLVMPDLAESLAYLAKTGPDGFYRGDIAHQIVQDCEKLGGYLTIEDLQQYQVIERQPLAINYRDNILLTNPKPSSGGTLIALALELLSAIDLANFKFGSAEHLDVLATAMRLTNIARREQSDQLCRQQDSQAFLETVQVEMYQAQLLDVANKWGSTTHLSVIDDEGNAASVTTSNGEGCGYIIPGTGIMMNNMLGEEDLNPNGFHQWQANTRIASMMAPTIVLKDQQPEIVLGSGGSNRIRTAILQVISNILDFQMPVGVAVDSPRIHWENSVFNVEPGFSEAELKKLHLPADDEMVLWQQENMFFGGVHTVMRDTAGTITGAGDRRRSGVVLTC, encoded by the coding sequence ATGCCAAACCCAACTCATGGTGTGATTGCTGCGGGACATGCCAAAACAGCCGAAGCAGGGCTGGAAATGTTGCGCTTGGGCGGCAATGCATTTGATGCCGCGATCGCAGCAGTGATGGCAGCTTTTGTGGTGGAACCCACACTGACTTCTCCGGCGGGGGGTGGCTTTCTCCTGGCGCATACCTCTCAGCAAGAAGATATTTTATTTGATTTTTTTACTCAAACACCTTGTTATAAAAAGAATCCCTCCCACCTAAATTTTTATCCAGTTGATGTTAACTTTGGCGGTGCTATTCAAGAGTTTCACATTGGCTTAGGGTCAATGGGTGTACCAGGAAATGTGGCTGGTATTTTCCATGTGCATCAAAAGTTGGGTCGGTTGCCATTTCAGGCGATCGCGGAACCTGCGATTCACTATGCCAAAAGAGGTGTAGAAATCTCTGATTTCCAATATTTCTGCTTTCAAATTCTCAGTCCCATTCTGACTGCTTCTGTAGAATCACGCCAAATTTTTGCCCCCAATGGTTCTCTTGTAGCACCTGGAACCAATTTGGTCATGCCCGACTTAGCAGAATCTCTGGCTTACTTAGCTAAAACAGGGCCAGATGGATTCTATCGAGGCGATATTGCACATCAAATTGTTCAAGATTGTGAGAAGTTAGGTGGTTATCTAACTATTGAAGATTTGCAGCAATATCAGGTGATTGAACGTCAACCACTGGCGATCAATTATCGAGATAATATCTTGCTGACTAACCCCAAACCTAGCTCTGGTGGCACTCTGATTGCTTTAGCTTTGGAGCTTTTATCTGCGATTGACTTGGCGAATTTTAAGTTTGGTAGTGCCGAGCATTTAGATGTTTTGGCTACAGCGATGCGACTGACGAATATCGCTCGCCGAGAGCAGTCTGACCAGCTTTGTCGGCAGCAAGATTCTCAAGCCTTTCTAGAGACGGTTCAGGTAGAAATGTATCAAGCTCAATTACTGGATGTTGCGAATAAATGGGGTAGCACAACTCACCTGAGCGTGATCGATGATGAAGGTAATGCTGCCAGTGTAACTACCTCCAATGGAGAAGGTTGTGGCTATATCATTCCTGGGACTGGCATCATGATGAATAACATGTTGGGAGAGGAAGATTTGAACCCAAATGGATTTCATCAGTGGCAGGCAAATACTCGAATTGCGTCCATGATGGCTCCTACGATTGTACTGAAAGATCAACAGCCAGAGATTGTTTTAGGTTCTGGAGGTTCGAATCGGATTAGAACGGCGATTTTGCAAGTAATTTCTAATATTTTAGATTTTCAAATGCCAGTGGGAGTAGCAGTCGATAGCCCGCGAATTCATTGGGAAAATTCTGTATTTAATGTTGAGCCAGGATTTAGTGAAGCGGAGCTAAAAAAACTGCATCTTCCTGCTGACGATGAAATGGTGTTGTGGCAGCAGGAAAATATGTTTTTTGGTGGGGTACACACAGTGATGCGAGATACTGCTGGAACCATCACGGGCGCAGGCGATCGCCGCCGTAGTGGAGTGGTGCTTACCTGCTAA
- a CDS encoding acylphosphatase: MTNLNHLRVHVWISGQVQGVGYRMSTCRAAETLGINGWVKNLPDGRVEAVFEGPPELVEEMIRWCHKGPRMAIVQEVKVEHEEPEGIQGFYTSR, from the coding sequence ATGACAAACCTTAACCATCTAAGAGTGCATGTTTGGATTTCCGGGCAAGTCCAAGGTGTCGGTTATCGCATGTCAACTTGCAGAGCAGCAGAAACCTTAGGGATTAATGGCTGGGTCAAGAATTTGCCCGACGGACGGGTTGAAGCAGTATTTGAAGGCCCACCAGAATTGGTAGAAGAGATGATCCGGTGGTGCCACAAGGGGCCACGTATGGCGATCGTGCAAGAAGTCAAAGTAGAGCACGAAGAACCGGAAGGCATTCAAGGATTTTATACGAGCCGCTGA